A single genomic interval of Gemmatimonadaceae bacterium harbors:
- a CDS encoding S9 family peptidase has product MPRLLSAALAALPLLVTVGPPARAQQIPAPVDSALHRIFASGTYASERFGPARWADGGNSYLTLEPSPAVQGYDLVEYDAATGMRTVKVPATELIPAGRREPLIPQDYAFSAHGRQLLVFTNTRRVWRENTRGDYWILDLDTKRLHQVGGAGVPESRLMFAKFSPDGSRVAYVLNGDLFVEPSAGGAVTRLTHDASHTLVNGMSDWVYEEEFGLRDGFRWSPDGKYIAFWQFDMSGIRDFLMLDVTDSLYPFTVPVQYPKAGTTNSAVRVGVVAATGGKVRWIGLPGDPRNNYVPWMEWAGSNEVMIQHMNRAQNRDAVILADVRTGTPRTVFTETDSAWVDLVEDVHWMPGSRSFLWPSERDGWRHVYEVSRDGTTQRLLTPGDYDVESVAAVDDAGGWLYVIASPQNATQRYLYRVSLAHPGAPERISPAAEAGVHAYDFSPNAHWAFHTYSNFDTPPVMDLVQFPAAVPVRTLLANDRLRAAAADAIRTPVQFFHVTVTDGATLDGYMIRPNDFDPSKRYPILVNVYGEPAAQTVMDRWGGAGMLWHQMLADQGYLVVSFDNRGTPAPKGRAWRKVIYGSIGPLASKEQADAVLAFARSRPYADSTHIAIWGWSGGGSSTLNAMFRYPDVYSLGMAVAPVADQRLYDTIYQERYMGTPEENPEGYRTGSPINFADGLKGKLLIVHGTGDDNVHYQGTARLINRLVTLDKQFDLMIYPNRTHCICEGAGTTLQLYSTLTRYLLTNMPPAR; this is encoded by the coding sequence ATGCCGAGACTTCTGAGCGCGGCCCTCGCGGCCCTTCCCCTCCTGGTGACGGTCGGCCCGCCCGCCCGCGCCCAGCAGATTCCCGCGCCCGTGGACTCGGCGCTCCACCGCATCTTTGCCTCCGGCACGTACGCGAGCGAGCGGTTCGGGCCGGCGCGGTGGGCCGACGGCGGCAACAGCTACCTGACCCTCGAACCCTCGCCGGCCGTGCAGGGGTACGATCTCGTGGAATACGACGCCGCGACCGGCATGCGGACCGTCAAGGTGCCGGCCACCGAGCTGATTCCCGCCGGCCGTCGAGAGCCCCTCATTCCGCAGGACTACGCGTTCTCGGCGCACGGACGGCAACTGCTCGTGTTCACCAACACGCGGCGCGTGTGGCGCGAGAACACCCGCGGTGACTACTGGATATTGGACCTCGACACGAAGCGCCTGCACCAGGTGGGTGGGGCCGGAGTGCCCGAGTCGCGGCTCATGTTCGCCAAATTCTCCCCCGATGGGTCACGCGTGGCCTACGTGCTGAATGGCGACCTGTTCGTGGAGCCGTCGGCGGGCGGCGCGGTCACGCGCCTCACACACGACGCGTCCCACACGCTCGTCAACGGCATGAGCGACTGGGTATACGAAGAGGAGTTCGGTCTGCGCGACGGATTCCGCTGGTCTCCCGACGGCAAGTACATCGCCTTCTGGCAATTCGATATGTCCGGCATCCGGGACTTCCTGATGCTCGACGTCACCGACTCGCTGTATCCGTTCACGGTGCCGGTGCAGTATCCCAAGGCCGGCACCACCAACTCGGCGGTGCGTGTGGGCGTCGTGGCCGCGACGGGCGGGAAGGTGAGGTGGATTGGACTGCCGGGGGATCCGCGCAACAACTACGTCCCGTGGATGGAATGGGCGGGTTCCAACGAAGTGATGATCCAACACATGAACCGCGCACAGAACCGCGACGCCGTGATCCTGGCCGACGTGCGCACGGGTACGCCCCGCACCGTGTTCACCGAGACCGACAGCGCCTGGGTGGACCTCGTGGAGGACGTGCACTGGATGCCCGGCAGCCGGTCCTTCCTGTGGCCGAGTGAGCGCGACGGATGGCGCCACGTCTACGAGGTGTCGCGCGACGGGACCACGCAGCGGCTGCTCACCCCGGGCGACTACGACGTGGAGAGCGTGGCAGCGGTCGACGACGCGGGCGGGTGGCTGTACGTGATCGCCTCGCCGCAGAACGCCACGCAGCGGTACCTGTACCGTGTGTCGCTCGCCCACCCCGGCGCGCCCGAGCGGATCTCCCCTGCGGCGGAGGCCGGCGTGCACGCCTACGACTTCTCACCCAACGCGCACTGGGCGTTCCATACGTACTCCAATTTCGACACGCCGCCGGTGATGGACCTCGTGCAATTCCCCGCCGCCGTACCGGTGCGCACCCTGCTGGCGAACGATCGCCTGCGCGCCGCGGCGGCCGATGCGATTCGCACGCCCGTGCAGTTCTTCCACGTGACGGTGACCGACGGCGCGACGCTGGACGGCTACATGATCCGTCCCAACGATTTCGATCCGTCCAAGCGGTATCCGATCCTGGTGAACGTGTACGGTGAACCGGCGGCGCAGACGGTGATGGACCGGTGGGGCGGGGCCGGCATGCTCTGGCATCAGATGCTCGCCGATCAGGGATACCTGGTCGTGAGCTTCGACAACCGCGGCACGCCTGCCCCCAAGGGACGCGCCTGGCGCAAGGTCATCTACGGCTCGATCGGCCCCCTCGCCAGCAAGGAGCAGGCCGACGCGGTGCTTGCCTTCGCGCGGTCGCGGCCGTACGCCGACAGCACGCACATCGCGATCTGGGGCTGGAGCGGCGGCGGATCGAGCACCCTGAACGCGATGTTCCGCTATCCGGACGTGTACTCGCTCGGCATGGCCGTGGCGCCGGTGGCCGACCAGCGCCTGTACGACACCATCTATCAGGAGCGGTACATGGGCACCCCTGAGGAGAACCCCGAGGGGTACCGCACCGGGTCCCCTATCAATTTCGCTGACGGGTTGAAGGGGAAACTCCTGATTGTCCATGGGACCGGAGACGACAACGTGCACTATCAGGGTACGGCCCGGCTCATCAACCGGCTGGTGACCCTGGACAAGCAATTCGACCTCATGATCTATCCCAACCGGACGCACTGCATCTGCGAAGGAGCGGGCACCACGCTGCAACTATATTCCACGCTCACGCGATACCTACTCACCAACATGCCGCCCGCGCGGTAG
- a CDS encoding HoxN/HupN/NixA family nickel/cobalt transporter: protein MTEPPPAVHAVRASDVRARVVGLYALLLAANLGAWAWALVAFRHYPLLLGTALLAYGLGLRHAIDADHIAAIDNVTRKLMQEGKRPVGAGFFFSLGHSTVVVLASVAIAATAMALRTRLETFRSLGGMIGTIVSAVFLLAIAVMNLFILAAVYRTFHRVRRGGAYVEEDLDALMAGGGFLSRIFKPLFGMIRSSWHMYPLGLLFGLGFDTATEIGLLGISAAEAGKGMPIWSILVFPALFTAGMSLIDTTDSVLMVGAYQWAFAKPMRKLYYNMTITFVSVLVALLVGSIEALGLIGDKWQFHGWIWSAVARLNGNFGSIGYLIIGVFLGSWVISAAVYRFKGYDRAEAPTLAE, encoded by the coding sequence ATGACCGAGCCGCCTCCCGCCGTTCACGCGGTCCGCGCGTCGGACGTCCGCGCGCGCGTGGTCGGGCTGTACGCGCTGCTGCTGGCCGCGAATCTGGGCGCGTGGGCGTGGGCCCTGGTAGCGTTCCGTCACTATCCGCTGCTCCTTGGTACCGCGCTCCTGGCCTACGGGCTGGGGCTGCGCCATGCCATCGATGCCGACCACATCGCGGCCATCGACAACGTCACCCGCAAGTTGATGCAGGAGGGAAAACGGCCGGTGGGGGCGGGGTTCTTCTTCTCGCTGGGCCACTCCACCGTGGTCGTGCTGGCGTCGGTGGCCATCGCCGCCACGGCGATGGCGCTGCGCACGCGCCTCGAAACATTCCGGTCGCTGGGCGGCATGATCGGCACGATCGTGTCGGCGGTGTTCCTGCTGGCGATCGCGGTGATGAATCTGTTCATTCTGGCCGCCGTGTATCGGACCTTCCACCGTGTACGCCGCGGCGGCGCCTACGTCGAAGAGGATCTGGACGCTCTGATGGCGGGTGGCGGCTTCCTGTCCCGCATCTTCAAGCCGTTGTTCGGCATGATCCGGTCGAGCTGGCACATGTATCCGCTGGGCTTGCTGTTTGGCCTGGGCTTCGACACGGCCACGGAGATCGGCCTGCTCGGCATCTCGGCGGCCGAGGCGGGCAAGGGGATGCCGATCTGGTCGATCCTCGTCTTCCCGGCGTTGTTCACCGCCGGCATGTCGCTCATCGACACCACCGACAGCGTGTTGATGGTGGGCGCGTACCAGTGGGCGTTCGCCAAACCGATGAGAAAACTCTACTATAACATGACCATCACCTTCGTCTCCGTGCTGGTGGCCCTGCTCGTGGGCAGCATCGAGGCGCTGGGGCTGATCGGCGACAAGTGGCAGTTCCACGGCTGGATATGGAGCGCGGTGGCGCGGTTGAACGGCAACTTCGGCAGCATCGGCTACCTGATCATCGGC